ATGGGAGCACCTGGTGTCGCCCAACAGGACGCACCTCTCCTGCTTCTACCCGAGCAAGATCACCATGAGCGGCATCTGGACCGGCGACAACCCTCTCGACTTCTCCCTCCCGCTCATCCTCTTCCAGATGCTGCTCATCACCTTCACCACCCGCGCCGCCACCCTCCTCCTCTCCCCGCTCGGCCTCCCCCGCTACATCTCGGAGATACTCGTACGTACGTCTCCATGATCACCGCATGCATGCGTCTTCCATCATCATCCATGGCGGCAACGACGGCTGAACTGTTTTTCATGCGCCAATGCCTTGCCTGCAGGGCGGCTTCGTTCTCGGGCCCTCGGTGCTGGGCCGGCTCCCgcacttcaccgacatcgtcttcCCCGCGCGCAGCATCTTCATCCTCGACTCCATGGCCCTCCTCGGCCTCGTCTACTACACCTTCACCATCGGCGTCGAGATCGAGGTCCCCACCATCACCCGTGCCGGCTTCCGGAGCTTCTGGTTCGCCGGTGCGTCAGCACTCCTGCCTTTCCTCATCGGCGCCGCGACCGGCTACATCGCCCTCAGCACCGACGATGCCCGTCAGAATGCTGACTTCCTCAACAGACTCTCCTTTCCCATCTTCCTCGGGTCCACCTTCGCCTCCACCGCCTTCTCCGTGCTCGCCCGCAACATCGCCGAGCTCAAGCTCGCCGGCACCGACGTCGGCCAGATCACGCTCTCCACCGCCCTCATCAACGACACTCTCGCGTGGACCGGGCTCACCGTCGCCACGGCGCTCTTGTACGCGGAGGGCGGTGGGTTGCTCCCATCCGTGTGGACGCTCCTGTCGGGGCTTGTCATCTTCGGCGTGAGTGTCCTCCTGGTCCGGCCCGCGCTCTTGCGGCTGGCGCAACGCGCAACCACCGAGGGGGAGGTAGTCGGCGAGGATCGGGAGTGCGCCGTGCTTGTGGGCGTCATGGTGGCAGCTCTCGTGGCGGACGCCGGGGGCACACACGTCATCTTTGGGGCCTTCGTATTCGGGCTCGCCGTGCCCAACGGGCCCGTCGGTGTGGAGCTTGTGGAGAAGGTGGAGGACTACGTGGTGGGGACGCTACTCCCGCTCTTCTTCGCCATGTCCGGCCTCCGCACGGACACCTCCAAAGTTACTAGCATGGAGGCCGCTGTGCTGCTGATGAGCGCTGCCATGGGCGCGTCGGTGTTGAAGGTGGTCGCTTGCATCGGTGTGGCCGTGGGGTTCGGCATGCCACTGCACGACGGCACGTCCATTGGGCTCCTGCTCAACACCAAGGGGATCATCGAGCTCGTCATCCTCAACATTGCAAGAAACAAAAAGGTTTCAATTACCAAGTCGATTCTAGGATTGTAGTGTATAATTTTTGAACTAATTTTGTTGCTAAACTATGCGTGTCTTTCTCTGGTGGTTGCAGATCATGAGTGACCAATCGTTCACGGTGCTGGTGTTCATGTCGGCGCTGATCACGGCGCTGGTGAGCCCGTTGCTGACCATGGTTGTGAAGCCGGCACGCCGGCTTGTCTTCTACAAGCGGCGCACCGTGGCGTGGCCGCAGCCGGACGCTGAGATCCGCGTGCTCGCTTGCGTGCACATGCCCCGCGACGCCCCCGCGGCCATCACGCTGGTCGACGTCCTGTCGCCCTCGCGGCGCTCGCCCGTCGCCGTGCACGCCCTTCACCTCATCGAGTTCGCCGGCCGCGCCTCGGCTCTCCTCTTGATCAACGCCTCTGCCCCAGCCTCCTCTTCCTCTGATGTTTCGGACCAGGGCCGGAGCCACGTGGAGATGCAGTTCAAGCACATCGCCCACGCCTTCATGGCTTACGTGGACAACCACGCGGCAGGCGGCGTCATGGCGCGCACCATGGCTGCCGTGTCGCCGTACGCGTCCATGCACGAGGATATCACCGCCGCTGCCGAGGACCAGCACTCGGCGCTCATCGTGCTCCCATTCCACAAGCACCGGTCGGTGGACGGAGGCATGGAGGTGTCCCACCCGGCGATCCAGTCGCTGAACGCCAGCGTGCAGTCCTGCTCGCCATGCACGGTGGCCATTCTCGTCGACCGAGGCTTCGGCAGCGGCGTCACCGTGCCGGGCGGAGCCGGCGGGTGCCGCGTGGCGGCGCTCTTCTTCGGCGGGCGCGACGACCGCGAGGTGGTGGCCCTGGCCACACGCATGGCGCGCAACCCGGCCGTCGACCTCACCGTGATGCGCTTCGTCCAGAAGGGCAGGGCCGGCAGCATGACGTCGAGCGAGTTCGACGCTCTCAAGGAGCGCAAGGCCGACGACGGGTGCATGCGGGAGTTCCTTGACCGAGCTAACAGTGGCGGCGCCGGCGTGGAGTACTGCGAGAGGGGGGTGTTCAACGCCAACGAGATGGTGGCGGAGATACGGAACGTGGAGGCGGCTGGGAAGGACCTTTTCCTGGTGAGCAAGACGCCGGGGGCGTCGGCACTGACGGCGGGGATGTCGGACTGGAGCGAGTGCCCGGAGCTGGGGCCGATCGGGGACCTGCTCGTGTCCAAGGACTTCCAGACGAAGGCGTCCGTGCTGGTGGTGCAGTCCTACGGGAGGGCGCCGGCatcggcgtcggcggcggcgacgacgtctTCCGAATTTGCTGTCGGCGAGGCCGTCTTGCCGGCACTAGAGCCCGCCGTGTCGGCGCAGGAGGCCGGCATGAGGACGGGGCACCCGCCAAGGCGCCCACGACAACAAGCTGACTTTATGCTTTGATAGTATAGCCTGGAAATGCTTGCTACAGTAGCACATTGATTAATTAGGGAGCGCCTAATTTTTGCAGGGGAATTAGGGAGTGTCGATTGTCGAATGATCAGTCGACTGATGCTAATTTGTGTGACATTCAAAAAATTAATCCAGTCAGAAGCATACAGAAAATTAAGATCTCATGAACTAGCTTAGCTTTGTTGAGAACGATTTATTGGCTAACACTTAAGCAAGTGACATAGTAtaacatattaaaaaataggGACAAGTATATTTTTGGTCCTTCAACTCTTTTGAAAGTTTAGAAATGGTCCCTGAACTTTCAAAAccagataagtttagtcccttcgATGGTTTTAGTCTGACATGAACAGTACAACAATGAATATCTCTCCCTAAcaataaagcaaatagggtttctggtcgtccgtcgtggcatttTTACGAAAAAGTCCCTccattttcagttaatcaatccgcAGTCCTTTCTTAAGTGGAAAAAAACGTTTCGTTTTTTTAAAACAGCCCCTGTCCTCCACCGGTCCAGGGATGTGGTGGATCTGCGCCCCCTGCGCCCCCGCCCGAcgcctcctccgccacggccccatGTGCAGCCGGGTGCGGCGTCTCCAAACGAGCGGCACGCGGCCCTCACGGTCCCGGGCGAGCCGCTCCTGCGCGCCGCCGCGGAGCTTCTCCAGCCGCGGCGCGTCGCTCTGGTGCATCACGAACACCTTGAGCACGTTGAACAATGCGTCCGCCACCCACAGCACGCTCCCGCACAGGCTAATCCACCTCTCGCTCTCGCCTGGCAGGGTGGGCTCACCGCGGCGGTGGAGGACGGCCGCGACGAGGAAGAGCAGGTTGCCGAGGAGGACCGGGACCTGCACGCTGGACTGCAGCAGCTGCGCGCGGCTGTCGGCGCGCTCGTCCGTCTGGCACGAGCTGAGCACCGAGCCCAGGATCCAGAGCACCGCGCCGGCGAGCAGGGCGTCGGCCGCGCGCCTCTCTAACCTGTCGCCCTGCTCCACCATCAACACGAAAATGCAGCAGTCGGTCAGTTGAAGCAATCGCCGAGCTCAGCGGTGATTGTGGTTGTCGACGGTGCACACTCACTCACCTTGGAGAAGAGCTGCAGCGCGAGGCCGACGATGGCGAGGACGCAGCCGGCGGCGTGGAGCGCGGGGGCGAGGAGCTCGACGAGGCCGAGCTGGGGGTCGAACCGGGCGAGGCCCACGCGGCAGTCCACGCCGGCAAGGTGCCCCCCCAGGTCGTGCGCGTTCACGGCCGCCACCACGGCCAGCGCCACGCCGGCCACGGCGAGCCCGGCGTCCCCTGGGGCTAACACCGCCCTCGGACGCGCACAGCGCCGCGAGCCCCGCGGCCAGGAGCAGGGTCCCGAACATGTACGCGCCGGCGTTGATGTACTCCCACCGGCGCACTGCCAGCGCCGGCCCGTACAGCCGCGCCTCCCTTGCCGTCGCAAGCTTCACCATTCCCCCTGGCCGGTCGAAGGGGATCAAGCAGAGCTCATTCCAGGCTGCTCCATGGACGCGTTACTGCGGACGCCAAGTAGTTAAGTAGCCAAAAACCGCGGCGGGTGGGAGTAAATGCGGCGGCGGGAGTTGGGGCGGCGGAGATGGATGCGTCGGCGGAGTTTGGAAGGAGCGCGCGTAGCGCCGTGCATGGAGAGATGGCGAACAGGTGGTCTCTGGCTGTCTGCTCTGCTCCCAGGTGGAGTCATCTTTTTGACCAAAGGAAACATGGGCACATGCAGACCAAGTGTTTGGTTGCGATGCTACATGTGGCCTTTTTTCTAGGCAATGCTACACGTGGCATTTCATATATGCTGTGCGCCACGTACTACCAAGTACCCACACAACATCTTTAACTTTTGTGCTGCCGTACGTGCCTTGCTATCTCTCCCTAATCTCTTTCtaatctttacctactaataaagcacggATAACTTCTGTCCGTACGTCATCGAAATtgcccctgaagttgatcaaaattacccaccaatgccacccgtAAGTTAAAAAACGATTCAGTTTTTTCTTTCACCGGCCCGCACGTATTATTTGAACCTATGCCGCCATATTATGTCCATAGTAAAGGACTAGCAGGATGGAGAGAGCCTTGCTCTTCTTAGCTGAAGACCCAGGTTCGATTCCCTCTGCACTCTGTTTTTGCTTTTTCTTTTTTAGTTTTCCTGCCCCTTCCCCCAACTCCTACTCCCCTCGCGGCGGCGTGTCGGCGCTGGTGTCGAAGGGCCTGGCCAGCATGGGCGCGCACATGGCGTCCGGGTACAGCCGCGTCGTCGGCGTGCACCTCGCCATCAACCACTTCCGCAGCGCCGCCCTCGGCGACGTCGTCCTCGCGCGCGCCGTCCCCGTCCACCTCGGACGCTCCACCCAGGTCTGCGCCCCTCGTCCGTCGCCTTCCTGTTAATCGCCTCGCCAT
This genomic stretch from Hordeum vulgare subsp. vulgare chromosome 6H, MorexV3_pseudomolecules_assembly, whole genome shotgun sequence harbors:
- the LOC123401409 gene encoding cation/H(+) antiporter 15-like gives rise to the protein MTTQPAVSDPLVDLWEHLVSPNRTHLSCFYPSKITMSGIWTGDNPLDFSLPLILFQMLLITFTTRAATLLLSPLGLPRYISEILGGFVLGPSVLGRLPHFTDIVFPARSIFILDSMALLGLVYYTFTIGVEIEVPTITRAGFRSFWFAGASALLPFLIGAATGYIALSTDDARQNADFLNRLSFPIFLGSTFASTAFSVLARNIAELKLAGTDVGQITLSTALINDTLAWTGLTVATALLYAEGGGLLPSVWTLLSGLVIFGVSVLLVRPALLRLAQRATTEGEVVGEDRECAVLVGVMVAALVADAGGTHVIFGAFVFGLAVPNGPVGVELVEKVEDYVVGTLLPLFFAMSGLRTDTSKVTSMEAAVLLMSAAMGASVLKVVACIGVAVGFGMPLHDGTSIGLLLNTKGIIELVILNIARNKKIMSDQSFTVLVFMSALITALVSPLLTMVVKPARRLVFYKRRTVAWPQPDAEIRVLACVHMPRDAPAAITLVDVLSPSRRSPVAVHALHLIEFAGRASALLLINASAPASSSSDVSDQGRSHVEMQFKHIAHAFMAYVDNHAAGGVMARTMAAVSPYASMHEDITAAAEDQHSALIVLPFHKHRSVDGGMEVSHPAIQSLNASVQSCSPCTVAILVDRGFGSGVTVPGGAGGCRVAALFFGGRDDREVVALATRMARNPAVDLTVMRFVQKGRAGSMTSSEFDALKERKADDGCMREFLDRANSGGAGVEYCERGVFNANEMVAEIRNVEAAGKDLFLVSKTPGASALTAGMSDWSECPELGPIGDLLVSKDFQTKASVLVVQSYGRAPASASAAATTSSEFAVGEAVLPALEPAVSAQEAGMRTGHPPRRPRQQADFML
- the LOC123405699 gene encoding 1,4-dihydroxy-2-naphthoyl-CoA thioesterase 1-like, which produces MDASAEFGRSARSAVHGEMANRWSLAVCSAPSFPAPSPNSYSPRGGVSALVSKGLASMGAHMASGYSRVVGVHLAINHFRSAALGDVVLARAVPVHLGRSTQVWEVKLWKMDPSEKGKKGPQIAESRVTLLCNLPVPDNLHHAGDALKKYAAGAASTTTPTSKL